One region of Erythrolamprus reginae isolate rEryReg1 chromosome 8, rEryReg1.hap1, whole genome shotgun sequence genomic DNA includes:
- the NONO gene encoding non-POU domain-containing octamer-binding protein: MQGSKGFAMEKQNHTPRKPPPPQHHQPPPQAAPANGQQQQLLNSQNEGLTIDLKNFRKPGEKTFTQRSRLFVGNLPPDITEEEMRKMFEKYGKAGEVFIHKDKGFGFIRLETRTLAEIAKVELDNMPLRGKQLRVRFACHSASLTVRNLPQFVSNELLEEAFCMFGQVERAVVIVDDRGRPSGKGIVEFSGKPAARKALDRCSEGSFLLTTFPRPVTVEPMDQLDDEEGLPEKLVIKNQQYHKEREQPPRFAQPGSFEYEYAMRWKALIEMEKQQQEQVDRNIKEAREKLEMEMEAARHEHQVMLMRQDLMRRQEELRRMEELHNQELQKRKQLELRQEEERRRREEEMRRQQEEMMRRQEGFKGAFPDARESPDLRMGQMGMGGAIGMNNRGAMGGTSVPAGPPPATGPGPMIPDGAMGLTPPPPADRFGQSGAMEGLGTMGGTTPGFNRGAPGGDFGPNKRRRY; encoded by the exons ATGCAGGGCAGCAAGGGCTTCGCCATGGAGAAGCAGAATCACACCCCgcggaagccgccgccgccgcagcaccACCAGCCGCCGCCCCAGGCCGCCCCCGCCAacgggcagcagcagcagctgctcaACAGCCAGA ACGAAGGCCTGACCATTGACTTGAAGAATTTCCGAAAACCTGGGGAAAAGACCTTCACCCAAAGGAGTCGCCTCTTTGTGGGAAACCTGCCACCTGATATCACCGAGGAGGAGATGAGGAAGATGTTTGAAAAATATGGGAAAGCCGGTGAAGTCTTCATTCACAAGGACAAAGGCTTTGGCTTCATCAGGCTG GAAACCCGGACCCTGGCTGAGATCGCAAAGGTGGAGCTGGACAACATGCCCCTGCGTGGGAAGCAGCTGCGTGTGCGCTTCGCTTGCCACAGCGCATCACTGACCGTCAGGAACCTGCCGCAGTTCGTGTCCAATGAGCTCCTGGAAGAGGCCTTCTGCATGTTCGGCCAGGTCGAGAGGGCCGTGGTCATTGTGGACGACCGAGGCCGGCCTTCCGGGAAAGGGATTGTGGAGTTCTCTGGGAAGCCAGCGGCCAGGAAAGCCCTGGACAGGTGCAGCGAAGGGTCCTTCTTGCTGACTAC GTTCCCTCGGCCTGTGACGGTGGAGCCCATGGACCAGTTGGACGACGAGGAAGGACTGCCGGAAAAGCTGGTCATCAAAAACCAGCAATACCACAA GGAGCGCGAGCAGCCCCCCCGCTTTGCCCAGCCGGGCTCCTTCGAGTACGAGTACGCCATGCGCTGGAAGGCCCTGATTGAGATGgagaagcagcagcaggagcAGGTGGACCGCAACATCAAGGAGGCCCGGGAGAAgctggagatggagatggaggcgGCCCGGCACGAGCACCAGGTCATGCTCATGCGCCAAG ATTTGATGAGGCGCCAGGAGGAGCTCAGGCGCATGGAGGAGCTGCACAACCAGGAGCTGCAGAAGCGCAAACAGCTGGAACTCAG GCAAGAAGAGGAGCGTCGTCGCCGGGAGGAGGAGATGAGGCGGCAGCAGGAGGAGATGATGAGGCGGCAGGAGGGCTTCAAGGGGGCCTTCCCGGACGCG AGGGAGTCTCCCGACCTGCGGATGGGCCAGATGGGCATGGGAG GTGCGATAGGAATGAACAACAGGGGGGCCATGGGGGGCACCAGCGTCCCTGCAGGACCCCCACCGGCCACTGGCCCTGGACCAATGATCCCGGATGGAGCCATGGGGTTG ACCCCTCCACCACCGGCTGACCGTTTCGGACAGAGCGGAGCCATGGAAGGCCTGGGCACCATGGGAGGAACCACGCCGGGGTTCAACCGGGGGGCTCCCGGGGGAGATTTTGGCCCCAACAAGCGTCGCCGGTACTAA
- the ITGB1BP2 gene encoding integrin beta-1-binding protein 2 — MPREAPLLDSAMALRCYRHGCGQSFDPKSNSQDGCLHHPGFPVFHDALKGWSCCKKRTTDFSEFLSIKGCTKGYHSHEKPPEPEEASARPKPCTMDLVPEPKSVEVLQRERPSSDEPKQPLLLKVAPALQRVLEKLDPSTATQLPAPHGLGSPGGSSEASASTACRNPGCHATFRGEESRGEACLFHPGVPVFHEGMKSWSCCGIKTPDFAAFLEQRGCSRGKHTWGTRPEDKKLDSCRQDWHQTSSQVVVTLYARTPLPHLSCIKANRTGLDIRVAFEGEKIFQAQLDLWGVINVEQSFASLLPSKVEIALRKGSPIAWARLEQPQSPAQALRLRAQEEAPAGSAPEGPPEESDDSLDWSEED, encoded by the exons ATGCCCAGAGAGGCTCCTCTCCTGGACTCCGCCATGGCCCTGCGGTGCTACCGGCATGGCTGCGGCCAGAGCTTTGACCCCAAGAGCAACAGCCAGG ATGGCTGCCTGCACCACCCGGGCTTCCCTGTCTTCCACGATGCCTTGAAG GGCTGGTCTTGCTGCAAGAAACGGACGACCGACTTCTCCGAATTCCTCTCCATAAAG GGCTGCACCAAAGGCTACCACAGCCATGAGAAGCCGCCAGAGCCGGAGGAGGCCTCAGCCCGGCCCAAGCCCTGCACCATGGACCTGGTTCCGGAGCCAAAGTCTGTTGAGGTGCTGCAGCGGGAGAGGCCCAG TTCCGACGAGCCCAAGCAGCCGCTGTTACTGAAGGTGGCGCCGGCACTGCAGCGAGTCCTGGAGAAGCTGGACCCGTCCACCGCCACGCAGCTGCCTGCCCCGCACGGCTTGGGCAGCCCTG GGGGCAGCTCAGAGGCAAGTGCCAGCACGGCCTGCAGAAACCCCGGCTGCCACGCG ACTTTCCGGGGGGAGGAGAGCCGGGGGGAGGCCTGCCTGTTCCACCCCGGAGTGCCCGTCTTCCACGAGGG CATGAAGTCCTGGAGCTGCTGCGGGATCAAGACCCCGGATTTTGCCGCCTTCCTGGAGCAGAGGGGCTGCAGCCGAGGGAAGCACACCTGGGGGACCAGGCCG GAGGACAAGAAGCTGGACTCTTGCCGGCAGGACTGGCACCAAACCAGCAGCCAAGTGGTGGTGACCCTCTACGCCAGGACCCCCCTGCCCCACCTCAGCTGCATCAAGGCCAACCGCACTGGG CTGGACATCCGAGTGGCCTTTGAGGGGGAGAAGATCTTCCAGGCCCAGCTGGATCTCTGGGGG GTCATCAACGTGGAGCAGAGCTTCGCCAGCCTGTTGCCTTCCAAAGTGGAAATCGCCCTGAGGAAAGGCAGCCCCATCGCCTGGGCCAggctggagcagccacagagccCAGCCCAGGCCCTTCGGTTGCGGGCCCAGGAGGAGGCCCCTGCCGGCAGCGCCCCAGAAGGCCCCCCGGAGGAGTCGGACGACAGCCTGGACTGGTCGGAGGAGGACTGA